One Paraburkholderia sp. HP33-1 genomic region harbors:
- a CDS encoding type II toxin-antitoxin system Phd/YefM family antitoxin produces MRLADHVKPISYLKSDAAQIVKDLTASGEPLLITQNGEARLVVQDVQSYEDTQQTLAFLKILALGQKDIEQGKFKDADEFLAELDDLDRKEQAG; encoded by the coding sequence ATGCGCCTTGCTGATCACGTAAAGCCCATCAGCTACCTGAAAAGCGACGCAGCGCAGATCGTCAAGGATCTGACGGCTTCCGGCGAGCCGCTGCTCATCACACAGAATGGTGAAGCCAGGCTCGTCGTTCAGGACGTGCAAAGCTATGAGGACACACAGCAAACGCTGGCTTTCCTCAAGATTCTCGCTCTGGGTCAGAAGGACATCGAACAGGGGAAATTCAAGGATGCGGATGAGTTTCTCGCGGAACTCGACGACCTTGACCGGAAGGAACAGGCCGGCTGA